Proteins found in one Subtercola endophyticus genomic segment:
- a CDS encoding TetR/AcrR family transcriptional regulator, with protein sequence MVTAPAAPASGERAVDDLAPAPPSLRERKKRETRLAIHESALRLVAENGVEGASVDAICSEAGVSGRTFFNYYPSKFAAIVGIGAVQISDAQRAEFLRGAGEKNLMRDLCRLMAQLSESSGDLAGESRDNARADRQTLRELLTRRPELVPGLFTMMLDLRHQFIELATLRTSPDRARFATSLLMAALICSLDTPLDPRVDNLEHWLFDAVHTMQGIDNS encoded by the coding sequence ATGGTGACCGCACCCGCAGCCCCTGCTTCTGGCGAGAGAGCCGTCGACGATCTGGCCCCCGCGCCGCCCTCGTTGCGGGAGCGAAAGAAGCGCGAGACTCGGCTCGCCATTCACGAATCCGCCTTGCGTCTGGTGGCCGAAAACGGCGTCGAGGGGGCGTCTGTCGACGCCATCTGCTCAGAAGCCGGCGTCTCGGGCCGCACGTTCTTCAACTATTACCCGTCGAAGTTCGCCGCCATCGTGGGCATCGGCGCCGTGCAGATCAGCGACGCCCAGCGCGCGGAGTTCTTACGCGGTGCCGGCGAAAAGAATCTGATGCGTGACCTCTGCCGGTTGATGGCTCAGCTGAGCGAGAGCAGCGGCGACCTGGCTGGAGAGTCGCGCGACAATGCTCGCGCCGACCGCCAGACGCTGCGTGAACTGCTCACCCGCAGGCCCGAGCTCGTGCCCGGGTTGTTCACCATGATGCTCGATCTGCGCCACCAGTTCATCGAACTCGCCACACTTCGAACCAGCCCCGACCGCGCCCGGTTCGCCACCTCGTTGCTCATGGCGGCGCTCATCTGCTCGCTCGACACCCCGCTCGACCCTCGCGTCGACAACCTCGAGCACTGGCTCTTCGATGCCGTGCACACCATGCAGGGCATCGACAACTCCTGA
- a CDS encoding MDR family MFS transporter, with product MATDITETVNEPELAAKTRRQVLVPLSGLLLGMFVALLASTVVSSSLPKIIGDLGGTQSGYTWVVTATLLATTVSTPIWGKLADLTNRKLLIQLSLVIFVVGSGLAGLSQSTEMLIFFRVLQGLGAGGLTALVQVVMADIIPPRERGRYMGLLGAVMAVATVGGPLLGGVITDSAGWRWNFYISVPFAVVAIILLQKTLHLPTVRRKVTIDYLGAVLIAGGVSLLLIWITLAGNNFEWGSVTSIAMVAGAVVLLAAAVVVELKVKEPIIPMTLFKNRTFYLAVIASISVGVAMFGTSVFLSQYMQLARGKTPTESGLLTIPMIGGVLVSSVIIGQVISRTGKWKRYMVAGSILLTIGLALMGTIRYDTSFVLVGVYMFVMGAGVGMVMQNLVLIVQNAVDARQIGTASASVAFFRSLGGTIGVSVMGAVLGSRITTLVTQGLANIGIDPSQLGSSGSIPELSTLPAPIRTVVESAYGEGIGDVFLLAVPLALISIVAIAFLPNLKLGNKTSVEQLAEQESVAEMLIAASGAEVAGDTTSEALLDEYDTAPTSASPQTAGGASAAGAAAAAPDSRRAARAAEATGGSQERS from the coding sequence GTGGCGACAGACATCACCGAGACCGTGAACGAACCGGAACTCGCGGCTAAGACGAGGCGACAGGTTCTCGTGCCGCTGTCGGGACTGCTGCTGGGCATGTTCGTCGCGCTGCTGGCCAGCACGGTCGTCTCGAGTTCGCTGCCGAAGATCATCGGCGACCTCGGCGGAACGCAGTCGGGTTACACCTGGGTGGTCACGGCCACGCTGCTCGCCACGACGGTGAGCACGCCGATCTGGGGCAAGCTCGCCGACCTGACGAACCGCAAGCTGCTCATTCAGCTCTCGCTGGTCATCTTCGTCGTCGGTTCGGGGCTCGCGGGCCTCTCGCAGAGCACGGAGATGCTCATCTTCTTCCGCGTGCTGCAGGGTCTGGGCGCCGGCGGTCTGACCGCTCTCGTTCAAGTGGTGATGGCCGACATCATCCCGCCCCGTGAGCGCGGGCGCTACATGGGCCTGCTCGGTGCGGTGATGGCCGTCGCAACAGTCGGCGGTCCGCTGCTGGGCGGCGTGATCACCGACTCGGCCGGCTGGCGGTGGAACTTCTACATCTCGGTGCCCTTCGCGGTCGTGGCGATCATCCTGCTGCAGAAAACGCTGCACCTGCCGACCGTGCGCCGCAAGGTGACCATCGACTACCTCGGCGCTGTGCTCATCGCCGGGGGCGTCTCGTTGTTGCTGATCTGGATCACCTTGGCCGGCAACAACTTCGAGTGGGGCTCGGTCACGAGCATCGCCATGGTGGCCGGAGCGGTGGTGCTGCTCGCCGCGGCCGTGGTCGTCGAACTCAAGGTCAAAGAGCCGATCATCCCGATGACCCTGTTCAAGAACCGCACTTTCTACCTCGCCGTCATCGCCAGCATCTCTGTGGGCGTCGCCATGTTCGGCACCTCGGTCTTTCTCAGCCAGTACATGCAGCTCGCCCGCGGCAAGACGCCGACCGAGTCGGGTCTGCTCACCATTCCCATGATCGGTGGCGTGCTGGTTTCGTCGGTCATCATCGGTCAGGTCATCAGCCGCACCGGCAAGTGGAAGCGCTACATGGTGGCGGGCTCGATTCTGCTCACCATCGGTCTCGCCCTCATGGGCACGATCCGTTACGACACGAGCTTCGTTTTGGTGGGCGTCTACATGTTCGTAATGGGAGCCGGCGTCGGCATGGTGATGCAGAACCTCGTTCTCATCGTACAGAACGCAGTGGATGCCCGGCAGATCGGCACCGCAAGCGCCTCCGTCGCGTTCTTCCGCAGCCTCGGCGGCACCATCGGAGTGTCGGTGATGGGCGCGGTGCTCGGTTCGCGCATCACCACGCTCGTGACCCAGGGGTTGGCGAACATCGGAATCGACCCCTCCCAGCTGGGCAGCAGCGGAAGCATCCCCGAGCTCAGCACGCTGCCCGCGCCGATTCGAACGGTTGTCGAGTCGGCGTACGGCGAGGGCATCGGAGATGTCTTCTTGCTCGCTGTTCCGCTGGCGCTCATCTCGATCGTCGCCATCGCCTTTCTGCCCAACCTGAAGCTCGGCAACAAGACTTCGGTCGAACAGCTCGCCGAGCAAGAGTCGGTCGCCGAGATGCTCATCGCGGCGAGCGGGGCCGAGGTCGCCGGCGACACCACGAGCGAGGCGCTGCTCGACGAGTACGACACTGCACCGACATCCGCTTCGCCGCAGACAGCAGGAGGCGCGTCAGCTGCCGGTGCCGCTGCCGCTGCACCCGACTCCCGACGAGCCGCGCGAGCAGCGGAAGCGACGGGCGGCAGTCAGGAACGTTCCTGA
- a CDS encoding MarR family winged helix-turn-helix transcriptional regulator: protein MEPKIRSEAIGSIEDAIGRLIRTVRTNLSDNASAFAPGLTPSAYSIMSVIDRMHPVTPAAIIEATRIDKSLVSRQLRILKDGGFITSAPDPHDRRADLFSPTPDAGARFAEIRSQNRARFASGFDSWSEDELTTFATLLDKFMGRAEN from the coding sequence GTGGAGCCGAAAATACGCAGCGAGGCCATCGGTTCGATCGAAGACGCCATCGGCCGACTCATCCGAACCGTACGCACGAATCTGAGCGACAACGCTTCGGCGTTCGCGCCGGGCTTGACACCGAGCGCGTATTCGATCATGAGCGTCATCGATCGGATGCATCCCGTCACTCCGGCGGCGATCATCGAGGCCACCCGTATCGACAAGAGTCTGGTGAGCCGCCAGCTGAGAATCCTGAAAGACGGCGGCTTCATCACCAGTGCGCCCGATCCGCACGACCGCCGAGCAGATCTCTTCTCGCCGACACCCGACGCTGGTGCTCGATTCGCCGAGATCCGGTCGCAGAACCGGGCACGGTTCGCCAGCGGATTCGATAGCTGGAGCGAAGACGAGCTCACCACCTTCGCGACCCTGCTCGACAAGTTCATGGGCAGGGCGGAGAACTGA